A genomic region of Streptomyces sp. NBC_00247 contains the following coding sequences:
- a CDS encoding glycosyltransferase, translating into MKVLHVITGLGIGGAEQQLRLMIRHLPVSCDVVTLTNPGPVAEGLRADGVRVTHLGMAGNRDLRAVGRLARLVRRGAYDLVHTHLYRACVYGRVAARLAGVRAGVSTEHSLGHAEIEGRPLTAGTRALYLGTERLGSATVAVSPTVAGRLRQWGVPDERIHVVPNGIDARAFRFDAHSRRATRASLGLSPDAFVVGGVGRLVPGKRFDVLVRAVAALPGVRLVLAGEGPELASLRALAQRLGAGDRVLFLGACDASGPGPDVPAVLGAVDVFVSASREESFGLAVVEALASGLRVLQHTCPALDDLPAGSAPGARRITGDPVELASALKSLAELGPQRLPPPAAVAAYDIRRSSHHLMDVYRHVLATSRPLERAES; encoded by the coding sequence GTGAAGGTACTGCACGTCATCACGGGCCTGGGAATCGGTGGCGCCGAACAGCAGCTCCGCCTGATGATCCGTCATCTCCCGGTCAGCTGCGACGTGGTGACGCTCACCAACCCCGGCCCCGTGGCCGAAGGACTGCGCGCCGACGGGGTCCGCGTCACCCACCTCGGCATGGCGGGCAACCGTGACCTGAGGGCCGTGGGCCGGCTCGCCCGGCTCGTCCGTCGCGGCGCGTACGACCTCGTGCACACCCACCTCTACCGGGCCTGCGTCTACGGGCGGGTCGCCGCGCGGCTGGCCGGGGTCCGCGCGGGCGTCTCCACCGAACACTCCCTGGGGCACGCGGAGATCGAGGGCCGTCCGCTGACCGCCGGCACCCGCGCGCTCTATCTGGGCACCGAACGGCTGGGTTCCGCGACGGTCGCGGTCTCCCCCACCGTGGCCGGCCGGCTGCGGCAGTGGGGGGTGCCCGACGAGCGCATCCACGTGGTGCCGAACGGCATCGACGCGCGGGCTTTCCGGTTCGACGCCCACTCCCGGCGCGCCACCCGGGCGAGCCTCGGCCTGTCCCCGGACGCCTTCGTGGTCGGGGGCGTGGGCCGGCTCGTCCCGGGCAAGCGGTTCGACGTACTCGTGCGGGCCGTCGCTGCGCTGCCCGGCGTCCGGCTGGTACTGGCCGGGGAGGGGCCCGAACTCGCCTCGCTGCGCGCCTTGGCGCAGCGGCTCGGGGCGGGCGACCGCGTTCTCTTCCTCGGAGCGTGCGACGCCTCGGGGCCCGGCCCGGACGTGCCCGCGGTGCTCGGCGCGGTCGACGTGTTCGTGTCCGCGTCCCGCGAGGAGTCGTTCGGACTGGCCGTCGTGGAGGCGCTCGCCTCGGGTCTGCGCGTCCTGCAGCACACCTGCCCCGCGCTCGACGACCTCCCCGCCGGCAGCGCCCCCGGCGCCCGCCGGATCACCGGCGATCCCGTCGAACTCGCCTCCGCCCTGAAGAGTCTGGCGGAACTCGGTCCCCAGCGGCTTCCCCCGCCCGCCGCCGTCGCCGCGTACGACATCCGGCGCAGCAGCCACCACCTCATGGACGTGTACCGCCACGTCCTCGCCACGTCCCGTCCCCTGGAAAGAGCAGAGTCATGA